TATTGAGGCAGATACTCCTATTTTGGATACTAAATACGGTGGAGGAGAAGCAAAGCCATTTACAACCTTTGTTAACGCATTGGATTGTAATGTATATATGAATGTTTCTCCAGAATTATATTTAAAAAGACTTATAGTTGGAGGAATTGAAAGAGTTTATACTTTTGCAAGAGCTTTTAGAAATGAGGGAATTGACAGAACACATTATCCAGAATTTAGCTTATTTGAATGTTATATGTCTTATGCTGACTATAATGACATGATGGAACTTATGGAGAATATATATGAATATGTATTTAATAAAGTTAATAAAACAACAAAGATTCAGTATGGAGACGTAGAAATTGATTTTAAAGCTCCGTGGAATAGAGCAAAGATGTGTGACCTTGTAAAAAAGGATACAGGAATTGATGTTGAGACCCTTACAAGGGAAGAAATTATTAAAAGTATTAGGTACAATGATCTCTTAATAGAAAGTCAAAATGAGGGATTAGTTATTGATGAATGTTCAAAGGGAGAATTAATAGTTAATTTGTTTGAAGTGTATTCTGAAAAGAAACTAATTCAACCAACCTTCGTTATAGATTTTCCTGAAGAATCTTCTCCACTATGTAAGATTCATAGACATAACTCGGATTTAATCGAAAGGTTTGAACCTTATGCTTATGGTGTTGAGCTTGGAAATGCTTATTCAGAACTTAATGACCCATTAAAGCAAAGAATACTTTTGCATCAGCAAGCGTCAAAACTAAGAGGTGGGCTTGAAACAGCAAGTCCAATGGATGAAGAATTTGCTGTTGCTATCGATACTGCGATGCCACCAACTGGAGGATCAGGAATAGGCATTGATAGAATGATAATGTTTCTTACTGGTTCTTATACCATAAAAGATGTTATAGCATTTCCTCTAATTAAAAGATAATAATAAAATAGATACAATATAAGAAAAAGGATTCATATCACTGATAAAAAGTGTTGATATGAGTCCTTCTGTTCTTATATGTTATTCAATTTTTCATATGCATTTTTAGCTAAAAAATTTTAATAATGATATATTTTTAGTTTATAAAAGGTTTTCTTCAACTTAGTTTCTTCAAGTTTAATTAATTTGTTGAACAGGGTAAATTATTTCTTTATATTTTACTCTTTTTATGGGCTTGTGTTTCATTAAAAAATCTTTTTAATTTAGTAACCTGTAATCATGCACTTTGCATATTTAAGCCACTTATCTAATATTTTCTTGCCCTTTTGTAATTAAGCAGTATGTTATTTAGTTTGTAAATAAAAGTAAATAAAGGACGTAAATTGTCCATATTAATCCCTATAATACAGGGGTATCATTCTAATATTAGGAAGGAATAACTAATGTTATGTAGAATTGTGTAAAATATACAAACAAAATATAGAAAAAGAGAGGTGATAGAGTACTATCATTATCACTGGGGGAAAATATTTTTTATTATGGAAGTGTAAAAATATAATGAAAAATAAGTGATTTAATGCTTTATGTGTTTGTAATGAACATTTTAATATAGGGAGGACATATTATGATTTCAGTAAATGAATTAGAAAGTTTAAAGATACTAGCGGAGGTACAGGCAAATACAATTCCAGGAGGAGTTATATTTGGAATAATTAAGGGTGATACTATAGTATGGGTAAAATCTTCTGATTCGCTTGACATTAAATTACTTAGTGTAGGCAATAAATTAGGTAGTGACAGTACTACTTTTGTTGCAATGCGTCAAAGAAAGGTTTTATCTCAGAATATTGACCGCTCTGTTTATGGAACAAGGTTAACTGTTACATCAATTCCAATTGCAGATGAAGAAGATAATGTAGTTGGAGCCTTTGCTATGGCGGTTCCTAAGTTACATCCTATTGGTAAATCCTTTGGAAGTTTCGCTCCAATGCTAGGAGAAATGTTTCCAGAGGGGGCATTTTTATTTACAACGGATTTAAATAAAATTGTAAATATACAATCTTCAGAAAAATTTGATGTCCCAACTATAAAATCTGGAGATGAGCTTAAAGAAGATTTTATAGCAAGTAAAGTAATAAAAACAGGAAAACCACAGTTAGAACAAGTGAAAACTTTAGAATATGGAGTTCCTGTAACTTTATCAGGATATCCATTACTTGACGAGGAAAATGGAAACAAAGTTGTAGGATCTTTCTGCATAATTATGCCACAGGAAGTTGCAGACAAATTGAGAACTATGTCTAATAATCTTGAAGATAATCTTTCAGAGATCTCTGCTACTATTGAACAGTTGGCAGCATCTGCATCTCAAATTCATACCAATGAACAGGATTTAAATCAAGAGATAGACAAAATAATAACTGTATCAGAGGAAATTAACGAAATATCTTCCTTTATAAAGGCAATAGCTGATGAAACAAAGATGCTTGGATTAAATGCAGCTATTGAAGCTGCTAGAGCAGGAGAGGCTGGCAAAGGGTTTGGTGTAGTTGCACAGGAAATAAGAAGGTTGTCTGAGCAATCTAAAAGTACAGTACCAAGAATTAAAGAGTTAACAGATAACATTAAGATAAAGGTAGAGGACGTAAGTAAAAAAAGCCAAAGCTCATTAGTTTCAAGTCAAGAACAGGCAGCAGCTTCGCAGCAAATTACAGCAGGTATAGAAGAAATAACTTCTATGAGTGAAGAACTAAATAGCATTGCACAGAAACTATAGAATTATTAATAATGAAAAAAACTAAATATTTATTAAACATCATTATTAATATATGGAATATAAACAGTGGGCTAACCTTAGGGGATTTTTACTCCTTCTGAAGCTTATTAACAGACTTCTTAGGGATTCTGCTCCTTAGAAGTTGTTATCATTTAGGATAAATACTTATCCAGGGACGTATCCGCTCTTTACTCCCACTTTGAAGAAAAGCAGAGAGTCCAAATCTTCGATTTGGTGCGAATCGCTTTCACAGAGTGCGATGGGAGTATTAGAGCGGATAGTCATTGGATAAAAAATGAATGTAATAAATAGATATATATATGATCAAATTGCTAATTTTAGTTTTAAAAAAGTTTATTTCTATTTTTTAAGAGCTATTAAAGCTGCCCCTAAGGCACCACATATTTGAGGTTCTTCACATATAAATATTTTGCTATTAAGCTTTGTTTCTAGGGCTTTTACTACTCCTAGATTTTTTGCTACACCTCCAGTCATCATATAAGCACCTTCATTACCTACTCTATTTAATAAGGATAGCATTTTTGAAGCTATTGAATCATTAAGTCCATGAATTATATCACATTTTTCTTTGTTTTCAGCTATAAGTGATACAACCTCTGATTCTGCAAATACAGTACACATATTTGTTATTTTAAGATCTTCACTCCAATGAAGGCCTTCTTTACTCATTTCATCAATGTTTATTTGTAGGGTTCTAGCCATCATGTCTAAAAAACGTCCAGTACCAGCAGCACATTTATCGTTCATGGCAAAGTCTTTTATATTACCATTGTCATCTAATTTTATTACTTTACTGTCTTGACCACCAATATCTATAACTGTTCTTACACTAGGATTTAAATAATGAGCTGCAATGCCATGGCAGGTTATTTCAGTAATATTTTCATTGGCAAAAGGAATATTTACTCTCCCATAACCAGTGGAAACAATGTATTTAATATCATCTTTTGAAACATGAGCTTTCTTTAATGCATCATCTAGTGCAGTTTTTGCACCATGAATACTTTTAGCACCAGTGCTTACTATGGAGTAGCTTATAATATTTTTATCTTTATCTAATATAACTACATTGGTGGAAGTTGAGCCACTATCAATACCTGCTACATAGTAATTATCTTCTATATTAGGTACAGTTTTATGAATTGTTTTTCTTTGTCCTTTTAATTTCTCAATAAAAGCCTCTATTCTGGTTTTTAG
Above is a window of Clostridium sporogenes DNA encoding:
- a CDS encoding acyl-CoA dehydratase activase, encoding MFAYTCKYTPLSILEAFDEVPIKINSIAYAFDKSDALMHPNMCTYCKSLFENLINCNSDQLILMNCCDSMRRLYDVLKSQSNIKYLYMIDLPHKNNCCSRILLKESFMKFIDNYEKFSNKQFNIEKFKLSIENHIAHSGNLNNNFNNSIALLGGRCDESFINMIENCTGSSVLNLTCTGENFILDKLPNLSSIDELILWYAETILSQVPCMRMSNISYREKLILSNDISGIIYNTVKFCDYYSFEYASIKNKINIPILKIETDYTNQSKGQLKTRIEAFIEKLKGQRKTIHKTVPNIEDNYYVAGIDSGSTSTNVVILDKDKNIISYSIVSTGAKSIHGAKTALDDALKKAHVSKDDIKYIVSTGYGRVNIPFANENITEITCHGIAAHYLNPSVRTVIDIGGQDSKVIKLDDNGNIKDFAMNDKCAAGTGRFLDMMARTLQINIDEMSKEGLHWSEDLKITNMCTVFAESEVVSLIAENKEKCDIIHGLNDSIASKMLSLLNRVGNEGAYMMTGGVAKNLGVVKALETKLNSKIFICEEPQICGALGAALIALKK
- the lysS gene encoding lysine--tRNA ligase; its protein translation is MYKEFESIENLEKIMPDSNEFAVERVKKLNKLYELGVNPYPYSYKDITHTKDIFDNFENIKEEQEFTLAGRVMLIRRMGNATFANVIDEKGNIQIFLSKKLISAKSYEILKLIDVGDIIGVNGTVFKTQTGEITIRVHQFDLLSKSIRTLPEKYHGIQDDDLRQRHRSLDMIMNKGVKERFIKRSKAITAIREYLNNLNFIEADTPILDTKYGGGEAKPFTTFVNALDCNVYMNVSPELYLKRLIVGGIERVYTFARAFRNEGIDRTHYPEFSLFECYMSYADYNDMMELMENIYEYVFNKVNKTTKIQYGDVEIDFKAPWNRAKMCDLVKKDTGIDVETLTREEIIKSIRYNDLLIESQNEGLVIDECSKGELIVNLFEVYSEKKLIQPTFVIDFPEESSPLCKIHRHNSDLIERFEPYAYGVELGNAYSELNDPLKQRILLHQQASKLRGGLETASPMDEEFAVAIDTAMPPTGGSGIGIDRMIMFLTGSYTIKDVIAFPLIKR
- a CDS encoding methyl-accepting chemotaxis protein, producing MISVNELESLKILAEVQANTIPGGVIFGIIKGDTIVWVKSSDSLDIKLLSVGNKLGSDSTTFVAMRQRKVLSQNIDRSVYGTRLTVTSIPIADEEDNVVGAFAMAVPKLHPIGKSFGSFAPMLGEMFPEGAFLFTTDLNKIVNIQSSEKFDVPTIKSGDELKEDFIASKVIKTGKPQLEQVKTLEYGVPVTLSGYPLLDEENGNKVVGSFCIIMPQEVADKLRTMSNNLEDNLSEISATIEQLAASASQIHTNEQDLNQEIDKIITVSEEINEISSFIKAIADETKMLGLNAAIEAARAGEAGKGFGVVAQEIRRLSEQSKSTVPRIKELTDNIKIKVEDVSKKSQSSLVSSQEQAAASQQITAGIEEITSMSEELNSIAQKL